One Cryptomeria japonica chromosome 9, Sugi_1.0, whole genome shotgun sequence genomic window carries:
- the LOC131035280 gene encoding uncharacterized protein LOC131035280 yields MEGNVLTGNMLSGISSGMLDMEMSLQHHQHQHQHQHQHHQHPHHPLVNHHMQAMLPHSAGSHVSTGHDAEQSLALAESKGMPKNFMVCSKGKPNTSDEDEPSFTEDGNDSHLSGGKSKKNSPWQRMKWSDSMVRLLITMVSYVGDDGALECNDVNKKKSGILQKKGKWKSVSRAMMDKGCFVSPQQCEDKFNDLNKRYKRLNDILGRGIACRVVENPTLLDSMDHLSAKFKDDVRKLLSSKHLFFKEMCAYHNGQTMHFPPDLDFQQCLQSSLSGKNREGPEACRMTNEENGDDEEDEENDEDDDEDDEDNDDENGEDADAEGMGNYSKRRKMSRNPEEVNFWSAPATHDCGKPSGSYNLNAEMASVLQDSTKTAMEQKLWMRNRSIQLEEQKVNYQAQAFELEKQRFKWQRISSKKLRELERMKLENERMKLENERMALQLKQKELEIEFKRSETSTNSVSLLLEKFQGREQNELGRGQQV; encoded by the coding sequence ATGGAAGGCAATGTGTTAACAGGGAATATGTTGTCAGGCATATCCTCTGGGATGTTGGATATGGAAATGTCTCTTCAGCATCACcaacatcagcatcagcatcagcatcagcatcatcaacaTCCACACCATCCTCTTGTCAATCACCATATGCAGGCAATGCTTCCGCACTCTGCTGGTAGCCATGTTAGTACAGGGCATGATGCCGAGCAATCACTTGCATTGGCGGAATCCAAAGGTATGCCAAAGAATTTCATGGTATGCAGCAAAGGGAAACCTAACACTAGTGATGAGGATGAACCCAGCTTTACCGAGGATGGAAATGATAGCCACCTTAGTGGGGGAAAGAGCAAGAAGAATTCTCCCTGGCAGCGCATGAAATGGTCAGATTCAATGGTGAGGCTTCTGATCACAATGGTTTCGTATGTGGGTGATGATGGTGCATTGGAATGCAATGATGTGAACAAAAAGAAGTCTGGTATTTTGCAGAAGAAGGGCAAGTGGAAATCGGTGTCCAGAGCAATGATGGACAAGGGATGTTTTGTTTCTCCTCAGCAGTGCGAAGACAAGTTCAATGATCTAAATAAGAGGTACAAGCGGCTTAATGATATCCTTGGAAGGGGCATAGCATGCAGAGTAGTTGAAAACCCCACCCTTCTAGATAGCATGGATCATCTTTCCGCTAAGTTCAAGGATGATGTGAGGAAACTTTTGAGTTCCAAACATCTTTTTTTCAAGGAGATGTGTGCCTATCACAATGGCCAAACAATGCATTTTCCACCTGATCTTGATTTTCAGCAGTGTTTGCAGTCTTCACTGTCTGGCAAAAACAGAGAAGGGCCTGAGGCATGCAGGATGACAAATGAGGAGAATggagatgatgaagaagatgaggaaaatgatgaggatgatgatgaagatgatgaagacaaCGATGATGAAAATGGGGAGGATGCGGATGCTGAAGGGATGGGGAACTATTCAAAGAGAAGGAAGATGTCCAGAAATCCTGAAGAGGTGAATTTTTGGTCAGCTCCTGCCACTCATGATTGTGGAAAACCCAGTGGTTCATACAATCTTAATGCAGAGATGGCGAGTGTTCTACAAGATAGTACTAAAACGGCAATGGAGCAAAAACTTTGGATGAGGAATCGCTCTATTCAGTTGGAGGAGCAGAAAGTCAACTATCAAGCACAGGCATTTGAACTGGAAAAACAACGTTTCAAGTGGCAAAGAATCAGTAGCAAAAAGCTCAGGGAACTGGAGAGAATGAAGCTAGAGAATGAAAGGATGAAACTTGAGAATGAGCGTATGGCCCTGCAGTTAAAGCAGAAGGAACTTGAGATTGAATTCAAGAGGTCAGAAACATCAACGAACTCAGTTTCTCTTCTCTTAGAGAAATTCCAGGGAAGAGAGCAGAATGAACTAGGTAGGGGTCAACAAGTTTGA